Proteins found in one Calypte anna isolate BGI_N300 chromosome 10, bCalAnn1_v1.p, whole genome shotgun sequence genomic segment:
- the KLHL25 gene encoding kelch-like protein 25 translates to MSVSVHENRKSRTSTGSMNILLFHKASHPDCVLSHLNTLRKHCMFTDVTLWAGNRSFPCHRAVLAASSRYFEAMFSNGLRESLDDEVNFHDSLHPEVLELLLDFAYSSRIIINEENAESLLEAGDMLQFHDVRDAAAEFLEKNLYPSNCLGMMLLSDAHQCRRLYELSWRMCLVNFETVHKSEDFNNLSKDTLLDLISSDELEIEDEEKVFRAVIQWVKYDLDERKAYLPELLRNVRLALLPSECLKEALACEDLIMVDERNKLVLDEAIQCKKKILQNDGVVTSPCARPRKAGHTLLILGGQTFMCDKIYQVDHKAKEIIPKADLPSPRKEFSACAIGCKVYITGGRGSENGVSKDVWVYDTVHEEWSKAAPMLIARFGHGSAELENCLYVVGGHTAVAGVFPASPSVSLKQVEKYDPISNKWTMVAPLRDGVSNAAVVSARLKLFVFGGTSIHRDMVSKVQCYDPAENRWMIKAECPQPWRYTAAAVLGSQIFIMGGDTEFTAASAYRFDCETDQWTRIGDMTAKRMSCHALASGNKLYVVGGYFGTQRCKTLDCYDPTSDTWNCITTVPYSLIPTAFVSTWKHLPS, encoded by the coding sequence ATGTCAGTCAGTGTCCACGAGAACCGTAAATCGCGGACAAGCACCGGCTCCATGAACATCCTGCTTTTCCACAAAGCTTCCCACCCAGACTGCGTCTTGTCCCATCTGAACACCCTACGGAAGCACTGCATGTTCACTGATGTCACCCTCTGGGCAGGAAACCGATCGTTCCCGTGTCACCgggcagtgctggctgcctCCAGCAGATACTTTGAAGCCATGTTTAGCAACGGCCTCCGAGAGAGCTTGGATGATGAGGTGAACTTCCATGACAGCCTCCACCCGGAGGTGCTGGAGCTACTGCTGGACTTTGCTTATTCTTCTCGGATCATCATCAATGAGGAGAATGCTGAGTCTCTCCTGGAGGCTGGAGACATGCTGCAGTTCCATGATGTCCGAGATGCGGCAGCTGAGTTCCTGGAGAAGAACCTGTACCCTTCCAACTGCCTGGGCATGATGCTGCTGTCAGATGCTCATCAGTGCCGGCGGCTCTATGAGCTCTCCTGGAGGATGTGCCTGGTCAACTTTGAGACTGTTCACAAGAGTGAGGATTTCAACAACCTTTCCAAGGACACTCTGCTGGATCTCATCTCTAGCGATGAGCTGGAAATTGAGGATGAAGAAAAGGTCTTCAGGGCTGTCATCCAGTGGGTGAAATACGATCTGGATGAGCGAAAGGCTTATCTCCCAGAACTTCTGAGGAACGTTCGTCTGGCCTTGCTGCCTTCTGAATGCCTCAAGGAAGCCTTGGCTTGTGAGGACTTGATTATGGTGGATGAAAGGAATAAGCTTGTCTTGGATGAAGCAATTCAGTGCAAGAAGAAGATCCTTCAGAATGATGGGGTGGTCACCAGTCCCTGTGCCAGGCCTCGCAAAGCTGGGCATACTTTGCTGATCTTGGGAGGTCAGACTTTCATGTGTGATAAGATCTACCAAGTAGAtcacaaagcaaaggaaattatCCCCAAAGCAGACCTACCGAGTCCACGGAAGGAGTTTAGTGCCTGTGCCATCGGCTGCAAAGTATATATCACTGGAGGCAGGGGCTCAGAAAATGGGGTCTCAAAAGATGTATGGGTGTATGACACTGTTCATGAGGAATGGTCAAAAGCTGCCCCGATGTTAATTGCTCGGTTTGGGCACGGCTCAGCCGAACTGGAAAACTGCCTGTATGTGGTTGGTGGACACACTGCAGTAGCTGGAGTCTTCCCTGCGtctccttctgtttccttgAAGCAAGTAGAGAAGTACGACCCCATATCCAACAAATGGACAATGGTGGCTCCCTTGAGAGATGGAGTGAGCAACGCTGCGGTGGTGAGTGCCAGGCTCAAGCTTTTTGTCTTTGGTGGGACCAGTATTCACCGAGACATGGTGTCCAAAGTCCAGTGCTATGATCCAGCTGAGAACAGGTGGATGATCAAAGCGGAATGCCCACAGCCTTGGCGCTACACGGCAGCTGCTGTCCTGGGCAGTCAGATTTTCATCATGGGGGGAGACACGGAGTTCACAGCAGCATCCGCTTACCGCTTCGACTGTGAAACGGACCAGTGGACCCGCATCGGGGACATGACAGCCAAGCGCATGTCCTGCCATGCTTTGGCCTCGGGGAATAAACTCTATGTGGTGGGGGGTTACTTTGGGACTCAGAGGTGCAAAACGCTGGACTGCTATGACCCTACCTCAGACACATGGAACTGTATCACAACGGTGCCTTATTCACTCATTCCCACTGCTTTTGTCAGCACCTGGAAGCATTTGCCATCATGA